A genomic region of Thunnus albacares chromosome 4, fThuAlb1.1, whole genome shotgun sequence contains the following coding sequences:
- the znf362a gene encoding zinc finger protein 362a isoform X2, producing MAEPRFNNPYFWPPPPTMPGQEQLMAEKIRTPHLPSATVPSQQPLLAPPSQVEGSQHVMSKAHQMPVLHSHSPSQPDIALHARPASSSVTGRILGDVNLNLDDKAAIKARGLWEDWHLRQLIDHPSRTNHVSGVALASRTGNLNTSEIITPTTPTSSSHSRLGGAPTPHLISGLASCHGMEPGKNNGGLVGLLGPPPKDERGRKKIKAENGSSLLVVPYPILASGNDQSCVTITAKQGKTYRCKVCPLTFLSKSDMQIHSKTHTEAKAHKCPQCTKSFANASYLAQHLRIHLGVKPYRCSYCEKSFRQLSHLQQHTRIHTGDRPYKCAHPGCEKAFTQLSNLQSHQRQHNKDKPFKCSNCYRAYSDSASLQIHLSAHAIKNAKAYCCSMCGRAYTSETYLMKHMSKHTLVEHMVSHHSPQHRTESPSIPIRISLI from the exons ATGGCTGAACCGCGCTTTAACAATCCCTATTTTTGGCCTCCACCTCCTACAATGCCTGGCCAG GAGCAGCTGATGGCGGAGAAGATCAGAACGCCTCATCTGCCCTCCGCCACAGTCCCTTCCCAACAGCCTTTACTGGCTCCCCCGAGCCAGGTGGAGGGTAGCCAGCACGTGATGTCCAAAGCCCATCAGATGCCAGTTCTCCACAGCCACAGCCCGTCTCAGCCAGACATCGCTCTGCACGCCCGCCCCGCCTCCAGCTCAGTCACAG GTCGTATTCTGGGGGATGTAAACTTGAATCTGGACGATAAGGCAGCTATAAAAGCCAGAGGATTATGGGAAGACTGGCATCTGCGTCAACTCATAGACCATCCCTCCAGAACAAACCACGTCTCAG GTGTGGCGCTGGCATCCAGAACGGGCAACCTCAACACCTCAGAGATCATCACCCCCACCACGCCCACCTCAAGCAGCCACAGCCGGCTGGGCGGAGCTCCCACACCTCACCTCATCTCAGGGTTAGCCAGCTGCCACGGGATGGAGCCTGGGAAAAACAACGGGGGCCTCGTGGGTCTCCTCGGGCCCCCTCCAAAGGATGAACGAGGGCGTAAGAAGATCAAAGCAGAGAATGGGTCGTCGCTTTTGGTGGTGCCCTATCCCATCTTAGCCTCAGGCAATGACCAGTCCTGTGTCACCATCACTGCCAAACAAGGAAAAACCTACAG GTGTAAAGTTTGTCCGCTGACCTTCCTCTCCAAGTCAGACATGCAGATCCACtccaagacacacacagaggcaaagGCTCACAAGTGTCCTCAGTGCACTAAGTCCTTTGCGAACGCATCTTACCTGGCCCAGCACCTCCGCATACACCTGGGTGTCAAACCGTACCGCTGTTCCTACTGTGAGAAAAGTTTTCGCCAGCTCTCGCATCTGCAGCAGCACACCAG AATCCACACAGGTGATCGGCCGTATAAATGCGCCCATCCAGGATGTGAAAAAGCTTTTACTCAACTATCCAATCTGCAG TCTCACCAGAGGCAGCACAACAAAGACAAGCCCTTCAAGTGTTCCAACTGTTACCGTGCCTATTCGGACTCTGCCTCGCTGCAGATCCACCTGTCTGCACACGCCATCAAAAACGCCAAGGCCTACTGCTGCAGCATGTGCGGCAGGGCGTACACCTCA gaGACCTACCTTATGAAGCACATGTCTAAACACACACTGGTGGAACACATGGTGTCCCATCACTCCCCTCAACACAGGACAGAGTCTCCCAGCATCCCTATACGGATCTCTCTCATCTGA
- the LOC122981068 gene encoding uncharacterized protein LOC122981068, producing the protein MDGVLEGATVLCLCKLACSLLFLPSLAVSYSPVSFCCCCLLIFTDFLVTVFLSFLCIFESWLTELTPLSDAIALRFLLFLSHTYGAVLLLITPLIAVETLIRLLGPHYAASHRAVGQTVGSDGQSYYKEEVTVEEEEDSDNPDKESWLPHAVGYLCCLSAWVVVALSVRWQWKLEEVWAAACLHTNNSLIRCLPNLFSPMPSAVNPCWGMAFLSLLLFVLTMGTGLHRRPQAPTQMERTHTEKHRVNNNGNLAPALSAPSKPVHPGISVSEPAQSVDPEKTESSCTVHRAYSWNSMQMSACRHGDFVLLSPECLSAERGGQEHERTKRGIPLTFITEEHVNSQCTSLCGWRQWGFPCLGVNVIIGFVGVFSIFVLPLNLCVNILLIRTIETLLELCIKSLVSSAANSTDMTASHNVTLV; encoded by the exons aTGGATGGTGTGTTGGAAGGAGCgacagtgttgtgtttatgtaaacTGGCCTGCAGTCTCCTCTTCTTGCCCTCATTGGCTGTATCCTACAGTCCCGtcagcttctgctgctgctgcctcctgaTCTTCACGGACTTCCTGGTCACAG TTTTTCTGAGTTTCCTGTGCATCTTTGAGTCCTGGCTGACTGAGCTGACCCCGCTCAGTGATGCCATCGCCCTGCGCTTCCTGCTCTTTCTCAGCCACACATATGGTGCGGTGTTGCTCTTGATCACACCTCTGATCGCTGTGGAGACTCTGATCAGACTGCTGGGGCCTCACTATGCTGCGTCTCACAGGGCGGTGGGTCAAACAGTGGGCTCTGATGGACAGAGTTATTATAAAGAGGAAGTAActgtggaagaggaagaggacagcGACAACCCAGACAAAGAAAGTTGGCTGCCTCATGCTGTCGGCTACCTCTGCTGCCTGTCAGCGTGGGTCGTTGTCGCCCTCAGTGTCAGGTGGCAATGGAAGCTGGAGGAAGTGTGggctgctgcctgtttgcacACAAACAACTCCCTGATCAGATGTTTGCCCAACCTGTTCAGCCCCATGCCCAGCGCCGTGAACCCCTGCTGGGGCATggccttcctctccctcctcctgttCGTCCTGACCATGGGCACAGGCTTGCACAGACGGCCCCAGGCTCCCACACAGAtggagagaacacacacagaaaaacatcgAGTTAACAATAACGGCAACCTTGCTCCAGCTCTGTCTGCACCCTCCAAACCTGTGCACCCTGGGATATCGGTGTCAGAGCCAGCGCAGTCTGTTGacccagagaaaacagagagcagCTGCACTGTTCACAGAGCGTATTCCTGGAACAGCATGCAGATGTCTGCGTGTCGCCATGGAGACTTTGTCCTCCTCTCCCCCGAGTGTTTGTCTGCGGAGAGGGGAGGACAGGAGCACGAAAGGACAAAGAGAGGTATACCTCTGACATTTATCACGGAGGAACACGTGAACTCACAATGCACGAGCCTGTGTGGGTGGCGACAGTGGGGTTTTCCCTGCCTGGGGGTGAATGTAATAATAGGGTTCGTGGGTGTGTTCTCCATCTTTGTGCTGCCCCTGAATCTATGTGTGAACATTCTTCTGATCCGGACTATAGAAACTCTGCTGGAGCTGTGTATCAAATCTTTAGTCTCATCTGCAGCAAACTCAACCGACATGACTGCTTCTCACAATGTAACACTTGTATAA
- the znf362a gene encoding zinc finger protein 362a isoform X1 has translation MAEPRFNNPYFWPPPPTMPGQLDNLVLINKIKEQLMAEKIRTPHLPSATVPSQQPLLAPPSQVEGSQHVMSKAHQMPVLHSHSPSQPDIALHARPASSSVTGRILGDVNLNLDDKAAIKARGLWEDWHLRQLIDHPSRTNHVSGVALASRTGNLNTSEIITPTTPTSSSHSRLGGAPTPHLISGLASCHGMEPGKNNGGLVGLLGPPPKDERGRKKIKAENGSSLLVVPYPILASGNDQSCVTITAKQGKTYRCKVCPLTFLSKSDMQIHSKTHTEAKAHKCPQCTKSFANASYLAQHLRIHLGVKPYRCSYCEKSFRQLSHLQQHTRIHTGDRPYKCAHPGCEKAFTQLSNLQSHQRQHNKDKPFKCSNCYRAYSDSASLQIHLSAHAIKNAKAYCCSMCGRAYTSETYLMKHMSKHTLVEHMVSHHSPQHRTESPSIPIRISLI, from the exons ATGGCTGAACCGCGCTTTAACAATCCCTATTTTTGGCCTCCACCTCCTACAATGCCTGGCCAG CTGGATAACCTAGTCTTGATCAATAAAATCAAGGAGCAGCTGATGGCGGAGAAGATCAGAACGCCTCATCTGCCCTCCGCCACAGTCCCTTCCCAACAGCCTTTACTGGCTCCCCCGAGCCAGGTGGAGGGTAGCCAGCACGTGATGTCCAAAGCCCATCAGATGCCAGTTCTCCACAGCCACAGCCCGTCTCAGCCAGACATCGCTCTGCACGCCCGCCCCGCCTCCAGCTCAGTCACAG GTCGTATTCTGGGGGATGTAAACTTGAATCTGGACGATAAGGCAGCTATAAAAGCCAGAGGATTATGGGAAGACTGGCATCTGCGTCAACTCATAGACCATCCCTCCAGAACAAACCACGTCTCAG GTGTGGCGCTGGCATCCAGAACGGGCAACCTCAACACCTCAGAGATCATCACCCCCACCACGCCCACCTCAAGCAGCCACAGCCGGCTGGGCGGAGCTCCCACACCTCACCTCATCTCAGGGTTAGCCAGCTGCCACGGGATGGAGCCTGGGAAAAACAACGGGGGCCTCGTGGGTCTCCTCGGGCCCCCTCCAAAGGATGAACGAGGGCGTAAGAAGATCAAAGCAGAGAATGGGTCGTCGCTTTTGGTGGTGCCCTATCCCATCTTAGCCTCAGGCAATGACCAGTCCTGTGTCACCATCACTGCCAAACAAGGAAAAACCTACAG GTGTAAAGTTTGTCCGCTGACCTTCCTCTCCAAGTCAGACATGCAGATCCACtccaagacacacacagaggcaaagGCTCACAAGTGTCCTCAGTGCACTAAGTCCTTTGCGAACGCATCTTACCTGGCCCAGCACCTCCGCATACACCTGGGTGTCAAACCGTACCGCTGTTCCTACTGTGAGAAAAGTTTTCGCCAGCTCTCGCATCTGCAGCAGCACACCAG AATCCACACAGGTGATCGGCCGTATAAATGCGCCCATCCAGGATGTGAAAAAGCTTTTACTCAACTATCCAATCTGCAG TCTCACCAGAGGCAGCACAACAAAGACAAGCCCTTCAAGTGTTCCAACTGTTACCGTGCCTATTCGGACTCTGCCTCGCTGCAGATCCACCTGTCTGCACACGCCATCAAAAACGCCAAGGCCTACTGCTGCAGCATGTGCGGCAGGGCGTACACCTCA gaGACCTACCTTATGAAGCACATGTCTAAACACACACTGGTGGAACACATGGTGTCCCATCACTCCCCTCAACACAGGACAGAGTCTCCCAGCATCCCTATACGGATCTCTCTCATCTGA